From the Halorubellus sp. JP-L1 genome, one window contains:
- a CDS encoding MmgE/PrpD family protein, which produces MTATADLPVWEQQTYEFLEEPVPDDVLDRGALVVADVLAAATAGANLADVNEVANGADFADGTATVLGTDRSAAPGQAALANTSAAIVQEIEEGHNTGGHVGASIVGGGFALAEHADADGEAFVEAAVKAYEICTRLERGIFAMKDRMNDALPWLVRNPHSTWTTVGPALTGALCMDLDDDQLRNAFRIAANLAVVSMHDAYEEGPTSRSFTAGFSAQAGVDAALTAAAGLQGSKAAMGEVYGPLDDLTDGGFDRWFRTLGDHWNVRESYFKFTPSCRYTHPPLGALQEIVDDVDVDAVESIDVYTYRNACDLDYHDVSTYTSAKFSIPFVLARYLASGDLWLEDFHGDALSDPDTLALAERVHLHHDPTYEQTFPEHWSARVEVTHDDGRTVDAECVDPPGDFRRAPDEADLHALFGDLFEHGVDDPDVALEAVLDIRNRSVRDVGTALRP; this is translated from the coding sequence ATGACAGCGACCGCAGACCTGCCGGTATGGGAGCAGCAAACGTACGAGTTCCTCGAGGAGCCAGTCCCCGACGACGTCCTCGACCGGGGCGCCCTCGTCGTGGCGGACGTCCTCGCGGCGGCGACGGCCGGCGCGAACCTGGCGGACGTCAACGAGGTCGCGAACGGCGCGGACTTCGCGGACGGCACGGCGACCGTCCTCGGCACCGACCGCAGTGCTGCACCCGGGCAAGCGGCCCTCGCGAACACGTCCGCCGCCATCGTCCAGGAGATAGAGGAGGGGCACAACACGGGCGGGCACGTAGGCGCGAGCATCGTCGGTGGCGGGTTCGCGCTCGCCGAGCACGCCGACGCCGACGGCGAGGCGTTCGTCGAGGCGGCGGTGAAGGCCTACGAGATATGCACGCGACTCGAACGTGGGATCTTCGCGATGAAGGACCGGATGAACGACGCACTCCCGTGGCTGGTCCGCAACCCGCACTCGACGTGGACGACCGTCGGCCCCGCGCTCACCGGCGCGCTCTGCATGGACCTCGACGACGACCAGTTGCGGAACGCGTTCCGCATCGCGGCGAACCTCGCCGTCGTCTCCATGCACGACGCCTACGAAGAAGGGCCGACGTCGCGGAGTTTCACCGCCGGGTTCTCCGCGCAGGCGGGCGTCGACGCCGCACTTACCGCCGCCGCGGGCCTCCAAGGCTCGAAGGCAGCGATGGGGGAGGTCTACGGGCCCCTCGACGACCTGACCGACGGCGGCTTCGACCGCTGGTTCCGGACGCTCGGCGACCACTGGAACGTCCGGGAGTCATACTTCAAGTTCACGCCCTCGTGCCGATACACGCACCCGCCGCTGGGCGCGCTCCAGGAGATCGTCGATGACGTCGACGTCGACGCGGTCGAGTCCATCGACGTCTACACGTACCGGAACGCGTGCGACCTCGACTACCACGACGTCTCGACGTACACGAGCGCGAAGTTCTCCATCCCGTTCGTCCTCGCGCGATACCTCGCGTCGGGCGACCTCTGGCTGGAGGACTTCCACGGCGACGCCCTCTCGGACCCAGACACGCTCGCGCTCGCCGAACGCGTCCACCTCCACCACGACCCGACCTACGAGCAGACGTTCCCCGAGCACTGGAGCGCCCGCGTCGAGGTCACCCACGATGACGGCCGGACCGTCGACGCTGAGTGCGTCGACCCGCCCGGCGACTTCCGACGCGCACCGGACGAGGCCGACCTGCACGCGCTTTTCGGCGATCTGTTCGAACACGGCGTCGACGACCCGGACGTGGCACTGGAGGCAGTGCTGGATATCAGGAACAGGTCGGTGCGCGACGTCGGAACAGCACTCCGGCCCTGA
- a CDS encoding acyl-CoA dehydrogenase family protein: MLDYVSLESDLGDEERMIRDTAREFVDEKVRPDIGQHFEDGTFPTELIPEMGELGFYAPNLEGYGSPNVSEKAYGLLMQELEACDSGLRSMASVQGALVMYPIHAFGSEEQKERWLPDMGMGEKVGCFGLTEPEHGSNPTAMETSAERDGDEYVLNGSKTWITNSPIADVAVVWARDRSEDDDPVRGFLVETDRDGVTTNKITEKLSLRASITGEISLQNARIPRENRLPHVEGMKGPLSCLTQARYGIAWGAVGAARDAFETARQYALDRDQFGGPIARFQLQQQKLAEMATQITLGQLLAHRLADLKERGDLRPQHVSMAKRNNVAMAREQSKVAREMLGGNGITTDYSPMRHMANLETVYTYEGTHDIHTLILGEDLTGIAAFE, translated from the coding sequence ATGCTGGATTACGTCTCGCTGGAGAGCGATCTTGGCGACGAAGAGCGCATGATACGCGACACCGCCCGCGAGTTCGTCGACGAGAAGGTCCGCCCCGACATCGGCCAGCACTTCGAGGACGGCACCTTCCCCACGGAACTCATCCCAGAGATGGGCGAACTCGGCTTCTACGCCCCCAACCTCGAAGGGTATGGGTCGCCGAACGTCTCCGAGAAGGCCTACGGCCTCCTCATGCAGGAACTCGAAGCGTGTGACTCCGGACTGCGTTCGATGGCGAGCGTGCAGGGCGCGCTCGTCATGTACCCCATCCACGCGTTCGGTAGCGAGGAACAGAAGGAACGATGGTTGCCCGACATGGGCATGGGCGAGAAGGTGGGCTGCTTCGGGCTGACCGAGCCCGAACACGGCTCGAACCCCACGGCGATGGAGACCAGCGCCGAACGCGACGGCGACGAGTACGTCCTGAACGGCTCGAAGACGTGGATCACGAACTCGCCGATCGCGGACGTCGCCGTCGTGTGGGCGAGGGACCGCTCCGAGGACGACGACCCCGTCCGTGGGTTCCTCGTCGAAACTGACCGAGACGGTGTCACTACCAACAAGATCACGGAGAAGCTCTCGCTCCGGGCCTCCATCACCGGCGAGATCAGTCTCCAGAACGCACGCATCCCCAGAGAGAACCGTCTCCCGCACGTCGAGGGGATGAAGGGCCCGCTGTCGTGTCTCACGCAGGCGCGCTACGGCATCGCGTGGGGCGCCGTCGGCGCCGCCCGCGACGCCTTCGAGACCGCTCGCCAGTACGCGCTCGACCGCGACCAGTTCGGCGGCCCCATTGCCAGGTTCCAGCTCCAGCAGCAGAAGCTCGCGGAGATGGCTACGCAGATCACGCTGGGCCAACTGCTCGCGCACCGGCTCGCGGACCTCAAGGAACGAGGCGACCTCCGCCCGCAGCACGTCTCCATGGCGAAGCGCAACAACGTCGCCATGGCGCGCGAACAGTCGAAGGTTGCCCGCGAGATGCTCGGTGGGAACGGCATCACGACCGACTACTCGCCGATGCGGCACATGGCGAACCTCGAGACCGTCTACACGTACGAGGGCACGCACGACATCCACACGCTCATCCTCGGCGAGGACCTCACCGGCATCGCCGCCTTCGAGTGA
- a CDS encoding CaiB/BaiF CoA-transferase family protein, with protein sequence MVGEAKEPDEDEGPLSGVTVLDASRVLAAPFCGMQLGDLGADVIKVERPGVGDQTRGWYPPTYGDDADGESAYYLSINRNKRSITLNLASEDGREVFRDLASEADVLLENFRVGKMDEWGLGYEDLKAENPGLVYAHITGYGEWGPDAERAAYDIMMQARGGMMSITGEEGGAPVRVGVAIADLGAGMYATQAILAALFRREFAGDGEGQKVDVSLYDGQVAWMTYMASYYFASGDPPGRMGSKHPTIAPYQAFETRDDYIVVAVSSENMWPRFCRAIDREDLIDDPRFAENADRVRNRDELDAILDAELADYRTVEIADQLDEHGVPASSVKDMADVFDDPQVDARRMHQHVEHPTIGDVEMPGSPMHLSKTSTSIRRHPPLLGEHTDEVLQEFGYTDEDLERLKRNDAI encoded by the coding sequence ATGGTCGGCGAAGCGAAGGAGCCAGACGAGGACGAAGGGCCGCTTTCCGGCGTGACGGTACTGGACGCGTCGCGGGTGCTCGCGGCACCGTTCTGCGGGATGCAGCTTGGGGACCTCGGTGCGGACGTCATCAAGGTCGAACGCCCCGGCGTGGGCGACCAGACCCGCGGCTGGTACCCGCCCACGTACGGGGACGACGCGGACGGCGAGAGCGCGTACTACCTCAGTATCAACCGCAACAAGCGCTCCATCACGCTGAATCTCGCGAGCGAGGACGGCCGCGAGGTGTTCCGCGACCTGGCGAGCGAGGCGGACGTCCTCCTGGAGAACTTCCGCGTCGGCAAGATGGACGAGTGGGGTCTCGGTTACGAGGATCTCAAGGCCGAGAACCCTGGTCTGGTGTACGCCCACATCACGGGCTACGGCGAGTGGGGGCCGGACGCCGAACGTGCTGCCTACGATATCATGATGCAGGCCCGGGGCGGGATGATGAGTATCACCGGCGAGGAGGGCGGCGCCCCGGTCCGGGTAGGTGTCGCGATCGCCGACCTTGGCGCGGGCATGTACGCCACGCAGGCCATCCTCGCTGCGCTCTTCCGGCGGGAGTTCGCGGGCGACGGCGAAGGACAGAAGGTGGACGTCAGCCTCTACGACGGCCAGGTGGCGTGGATGACTTACATGGCGTCGTACTACTTCGCGTCCGGCGACCCGCCGGGGCGGATGGGGAGCAAGCACCCGACCATCGCGCCCTACCAGGCGTTCGAGACCCGTGACGACTACATCGTGGTCGCCGTCTCCAGTGAGAACATGTGGCCGCGGTTCTGTCGCGCCATCGACCGCGAGGACCTGATCGACGACCCCCGGTTCGCGGAGAACGCCGACCGCGTACGGAACCGGGACGAACTGGACGCCATCCTCGACGCTGAACTCGCCGACTACCGAACGGTCGAGATCGCCGATCAGCTGGACGAACACGGCGTCCCCGCGAGTTCCGTCAAGGACATGGCCGATGTCTTCGACGACCCCCAAGTGGACGCACGACGCATGCACCAGCACGTCGAGCACCCCACAATCGGCGACGTCGAGATGCCTGGGAGTCCGATGCATCTCTCGAAGACCTCCACCAGCATCCGCCGTCACCCGCCGCTTCTCGGTGAACACACTGACGAGGTCCTCCAGGAGTTCGGGTACACTGACGAAGACCTCGAACGGCTGAAACGAAACGACGCCATCTAG
- a CDS encoding CGCGG family rSAM-modified RiPP protein, producing MSSTPHDHEHDHDAEPVTDRVHDNSWSANLEKPEHGDDREIVVRQAIEAVEHTADGNHVNLVTHANHGHPSEYLFSALEDAFDDDVDWEYVEQCGCGGHVVRVHT from the coding sequence ATGTCCAGTACGCCCCACGACCACGAGCACGACCACGACGCCGAACCGGTCACCGACCGCGTGCACGACAACTCCTGGTCGGCGAACCTCGAGAAGCCCGAGCACGGCGACGACCGCGAAATCGTCGTCCGGCAGGCGATCGAGGCCGTCGAACACACCGCCGACGGCAACCACGTGAACCTCGTGACGCACGCGAACCACGGCCATCCATCCGAGTACCTCTTCTCGGCGCTCGAGGACGCGTTCGACGACGACGTCGACTGGGAGTACGTCGAGCAGTGCGGGTGCGGCGGCCACGTCGTCCGCGTCCACACGTGA
- a CDS encoding acetolactate synthase large subunit: MKASDLLVACLEREGVDHVFGVPGEELEDLLFSIRDSTVTFVPVRHEQGAAFMADVHGRLTGDAGVCLGTLGPGATNLLTGVADAHLDKSPLVAITGQGGLERLHQESHQAIDVLRMFGPVTKWNTQLDSPDIVHEAVRKAFKVAEYEKPGATHLELPEDVAAEATDARPLERRERVPFAAPNPETLARVEERLRAADRPIVIAGNGAVRTHAATQLREFVEETGIPVVSTYMGKGAVSDADERSLMTLGSGSDGEATAAISRSDLVLTVGYDIAEHDPADWNDGTAVLVHVDSEPAEVYEAYDPEVEVIADSGRTLQALTDWARSAEPSFETEWFQDYRARIVADVERTPSETAPFTVAGVLPMLRDVMAPEDVLVSDVGNHKMEIAQRFPTYEPNTCIISNGLASMGIAVPGGLAGDLAVDANVVAATGDGGFLMNAAEIETATRTGCGYTIVVFNDDDYGLISKKQRDHTGESFGTGLTNPDLVAFAESFGIDGYRPESSAELRDALESAVGGDMALVEVPVE, encoded by the coding sequence ATGAAGGCGTCGGACCTGCTGGTCGCGTGCCTGGAACGCGAGGGCGTCGATCACGTGTTCGGTGTCCCCGGCGAGGAACTCGAGGACCTGCTGTTCTCGATCCGGGACTCGACGGTGACGTTCGTCCCGGTGCGTCACGAGCAGGGCGCGGCGTTCATGGCGGACGTCCACGGCCGACTGACCGGCGACGCGGGCGTCTGCCTCGGCACGCTCGGGCCCGGGGCGACGAACCTCCTCACGGGCGTCGCCGACGCCCATCTGGACAAGAGCCCGCTGGTCGCGATCACGGGCCAGGGCGGGCTCGAGCGCCTCCACCAGGAGAGCCATCAGGCGATCGACGTGCTGCGGATGTTCGGGCCCGTGACGAAGTGGAACACGCAACTCGACAGTCCGGACATCGTCCACGAGGCCGTCCGGAAGGCGTTCAAGGTCGCGGAGTACGAGAAACCCGGCGCGACGCACCTGGAGCTCCCCGAGGACGTCGCCGCCGAGGCGACCGACGCGCGGCCGCTCGAACGCCGGGAGCGAGTTCCGTTCGCCGCACCCAATCCGGAGACGCTCGCTCGCGTCGAGGAGCGCTTGCGGGCGGCGGACCGACCGATCGTGATCGCGGGGAACGGTGCCGTCCGCACGCACGCCGCGACGCAACTCCGCGAGTTCGTCGAGGAGACCGGCATCCCGGTCGTGTCGACGTACATGGGGAAGGGAGCGGTGTCCGACGCCGACGAGCGCTCGCTGATGACGCTCGGGTCGGGGAGCGACGGCGAGGCGACGGCCGCTATCTCGCGATCGGACCTCGTCCTCACCGTCGGCTACGACATCGCCGAGCACGACCCGGCGGACTGGAACGACGGCACCGCGGTCCTCGTCCACGTCGACAGCGAACCCGCGGAGGTGTACGAGGCCTACGACCCCGAGGTCGAGGTGATCGCGGACAGCGGTCGAACCCTCCAGGCGCTCACTGACTGGGCGCGGTCGGCCGAGCCGTCCTTCGAGACGGAGTGGTTCCAGGACTACCGGGCGCGGATCGTCGCGGACGTCGAGCGGACGCCGAGCGAGACGGCGCCGTTCACGGTCGCAGGCGTCCTCCCGATGTTGCGCGACGTGATGGCGCCCGAAGACGTGCTCGTCTCGGACGTCGGCAACCACAAGATGGAGATCGCGCAGCGCTTCCCGACGTACGAGCCGAACACGTGCATCATCTCGAACGGGCTCGCCTCGATGGGGATCGCGGTCCCCGGCGGGCTGGCGGGCGACCTGGCGGTCGACGCGAACGTCGTCGCGGCGACCGGCGACGGCGGCTTCCTGATGAACGCCGCGGAGATCGAGACGGCGACCCGGACCGGCTGTGGCTACACGATCGTCGTGTTCAACGACGACGACTACGGCCTCATCTCGAAGAAACAGCGCGACCACACGGGCGAGTCGTTCGGCACCGGACTGACGAACCCGGACCTCGTCGCGTTCGCGGAGAGCTTCGGCATCGACGGGTACCGGCCGGAATCGAGCGCGGAGCTGCGGGACGCTCTCGAGTCCGCCGTCGGCGGCGACATGGCGCTCGTCGAGGTCCCCGTCGAGTGA